The Linepithema humile isolate Giens D197 chromosome 7, Lhum_UNIL_v1.0, whole genome shotgun sequence genome has a window encoding:
- the DIP2 gene encoding disco-interacting protein 2 homolog C isoform X1 encodes MRPLSFENLRRLVGRKKDRNEPSFKRSESFKRISIRKSYLDRGKRRNRLQKSAEPAVNPPAQPVTNDKVAPPIKEQELKKNQECFLSRDSITYDEWLQGVSSSSREKLHEDSLESLQQPKGKVTKLSKHTSADSVAEDLKILELDASPILTPKSKLFRVTADYTRSEATDEHDVLWTQESSAEGPPSVSVNLGRIWRDAMPVPVPASVSAPYPSVSNPSVHHSLDSALKEKKPLPTVARTVSAPEKPVSKETSSSSSFGFSLRIARLANFRPGVTRNGLFRRKTPKPSPSVSAEGYFKRTSTSRRSSSRRRGSRRSSQRVSKRSQQSAARTSSPVWFVPPERRRSRRQRRVWREIRYFPDDEGPIIERINDWSSNVSDDQFDDQKLLLSGDFNERREDDALNSIVSSSLGSFSATSSSSSACPAPKISDFNEDKLFSEELRTNGLLTRGTMWKLSMTATTATTMTTMTKSTATSTIASGNYFASNQFLSFLAKDVVREKSKSENSNAGYRCFSSTDSEDDDADRFNERKRNVNLPHQRQHHLKRQKSGLRRRPLRRKSQLRRASGQPVFLVRKCSSLRKRPRDITQKGYEKKRTRLLQQYATKQIGAANDGVGDGNGGGVVGKGLERTGYGSAGGGGGGDGGGGGGGGGYGGGGGRPQPRARRTQRRVTHNEKRYHSGGRLVPGGIASPPGSGGSTGNTGNSNSTAAAAAAAAARRGNRRLTRNESRYHSEVRQEAVQQALAAMQGRPKPSLPMPSKRTSVMARSPDRERRDSGESSSDEDSVVTEESPSAGGPTGTGLSDTSSTGSARDTPPPPRPPARRPPGADITDIAEYTPHAYCNIQPPDVTHVTSSTPVGQQQSATRRPGADRVNRYAHVVDDQNSTGTTGRWKVSAKIQQLLNTLKRPKRRPLPEFYEDDDIELEIAANPKDPNAPKPEGGSMTSAVGEALSVPSGLPRSLEAAIQRYGSATYKAPVATVLDPNGKLCVTLTYGKLLSRSHKIAYTLLNKALSRGGDCCLKPGDRIALVYPNNDPISFMCAFYGCLQAGIVPVPIEVPLTRRDAGSQQIGFLLGSCGIQVALTSEACLKGLPKTAAGEVVAFKGWPKLHWFVTEHLGKTPKDWLPPPRLTDDTPAYIEYTTDKDGSVMGVTITRAAMMVHCRALTQACGYTEGENAVCVLDFKREVGLWHSTLTSVLNGMHVIFIPYALMKVNPASWMQMITKHRASVAVVKSRDLHWGLLATKDHKDISLASLRLLLVADGANPWSLSSCDQFLSVFQSKGLRPDAVCPCASSSEALTVSVRRPGRAGVNATGRGVLSMSGLSYGVVRVDQENSLTSLTLQDCGQVMPGSIVVVIKMEGQPFICKTDEVGEICVHSSATGSQYWGLQGLTNNTFKVSPLQADGTALGDVEYSRSGLLGFLGPGGLVFVCGSRDGLMTVTGRKHNADDIIATVLAVEPMKFIYRGRIAVFSVRVLRDERICVVAEQRPDCSEEESFQWMSRVLQAVDSIHAVGIYCLALVPPNYLPKTPLGGIHLSETKRRFLEGTLHPANVLLCPHTCVTNLPKPREVHSAGDSVTDVGPASVMVGNIVQGNRLASAQGRDMGVLDEDSDNAKKYQFISEILRWRAVSTSDHVIFTSLNAKGAVATSLSCSQLHKKAERIGNLLLDRGRVNTGDHVALIFPPGTDLICAFYGCLYVGAVPVTIRPPHPQNLQTTLPTVRMIVDVSKSVLVLTNQNLLKLLKTKEANNVVDVKSWPLILDMDDMPKKKLPVMYRAPTAEMLAYLDFSVSTTGMLAGIKMSHAAVTSLCRAMKLACELYPSRHIALCLDPYSGLGFALWCLSSIYSGHHSILIPPSEVEVNPALWLSAVSQSRVRDTFCSYGVMELCTKGLGSSVHALKARGVSLACVRTCVVVAEERPRIALTTSFSKLFSALGLSPRAVSTSFGCRVNTAICLQGASSPEPSTVYVDLRALRNDRVSLVERGSPHSLCLMESGKLLPGVKVIIANPETKGQCGDSHLGEIWVQSSHNASGYFTIYGDESDYADHFNARLVTGNTSEVYARTGYLGFLRRTESVQQSVISDVPGDTTNAAEADLVPSDPELHDAVFVVGALDEAILLRGMRYHPIDIENSVMRCHKKIAECAVFTWTNLLVVVVELDGSESEALDLVALVTSAVLEEHHLVVGVVVVVDPGVVPINSRGEKQRMHLRDGFLADQLDPIYVAYNM; translated from the exons ATGAGGCCGCTCTCCTTCGAGAATCTGAGGAGGCTCGTGGGCCGCAAGAAGGATCGCAACGAGCCCTCCTTCAAGCGCAGCGAGTCCTTCAAGAGAATTTCCATCAGGAAGAGCTATCTGGACCGGGGTAAACGACGAAACCGTCTTCAGAAGAGCGCGGAGCCCGCCGTTAATCCTCCCGCGCAACCGGTTACGAACGACAAGGTCGCTCCACCAATCAAGGAGCAGGAATTGAAGAAGAATCAGGAGTGCTTTCTCAGTCGCGACTCTATCACTTACGACGAGTGGCTGCAAGGAGTCAGCTCCTCCTCCCGCGAGAAACTCCACGAGGATTCTCTCGAGTCTCTACAACAGCCCAAAGGCAAGGTCACGAAACTCTCGAAACACACGAGTGCAGATTCGGTCGCCGAGGATCTGAAAATTCTCGAACTCGATGCCTCTCCCATTTTGACGCCCAAATCCAAACTCTTCAGAGTCACCGCCGATTATACGCGGAGCGAGGCGACCGACGAGCACGATGTCCTTTGGACTCAGGAATCTTCTGCGGAAGGACCGCCTAGCGTCAGCGTCAATCTCGGCAGAATATGGAGGGATGCGATGCCGGTCCCGGTTCCGGCCTCGGTGTCGGCTCCGTATCCCTCCGTCTCCAATCCATCGGTCCATCATTCTCTGGACAGCGCTCTGAAAGAGAAGAAACCTCTGCCGACTGTTGCGAGGACAGTTTCGGCGCCGGAAAAGCCCGTCAGCAAGGAAACCTCATCGTCATCGTCTTTCGGTTTCTCCCTCAGGATCGCCAGACTTGCGAATTTCAGGCCAGG GGTGACGCGAAACGGTCTCTTCCGTCGAAAAACACCGAAGCCATCGCCCAGCGTAAGCGCGGAAGGATACTTCAAGCGAACGAGCACGTCCAGACGCTCGAGTTCTCGTCGCCGAGGCAGCAGGAGATCGTCTCAGCGCGTTAGCAAGAGGAGCCAGCAGTCCGCTGCTCGCACCAGCAGTCCGGTATGGTTTGTCCCACCGGAGAGACGTCGTTCGAGACGCCAGCGACGAGTCTGGCGGGAGATCAGATACTTTCCCGACGACGAAGGTCCGATCATAGAAAGGATCAACGACTGGTCGTCGAACGTGTCGGACGACCAATTCGACGATCAGAAGCTGCTGTTGTCGGGCGACTTCAACGAGCGTCGAGAAGATGACGCCTTGAACTCGATTGTCTCGTCGTCTCTTGGCTCCTTCTCGGCCacgtcgtcctcgtcgtcggcTTGTCCAGCCCCGAAAATCAGCGATTTCAACGAGGACAAGCTGTTCTCCGAGGAGCTGAGGACCAACGGTCTTCTCACGCGCGGGACCATGTGGAAGCTTTCGATGACAGCGACGACagcgacgacgatgacgacgatgacgaaATCAACGGCGACGAGTACGATCGCTTCTGGAAACTACTTTGCCAGCAATCAGTTTCTCAGTTTTCTGGCCAAGGACGTTGTCAGGGAGAAGTCGAAGAGCGAGAATTCCAACGCGGGTTACAGATGTTTTTCATCGACCGACAGCGAGGACGACGATGCGGATCGCTTCAACGAGCGCAAAAGAAATGTCAACTTGCCCCATCAGCGGCAGCATCATCTGAAGAGACAGAAATCCGGGCTCAGGCGGAGACCTTTGCGCCGGAAATCGCAATTGAGAAGGGCGTCCGGCCAGCCGGTGTTCCTCGTGCGCAAATGCTCATCCTTGAGGAAACGTCCTA GAGACATTACGCAGAAGGGATATGAAAAGAAACGGACGCGTTTACTTCAGCAATACGCCACAAAGCAGATAG GGGCTGCAAATGATGGTGTCGGTGATGGAAATGGTGGAGGTGTCGTTGGTAAAGGGCTGGAGAGAACGGGTTACGGAAGCGCAGGAGGTGGTGGCGGTGGTGatggaggaggaggaggaggaggaggaggctatGGCGGTGGCGGTGGTCGACCGCAGCCACGTGCACGGCGCACGCAACGGCGCGTCACGCACAACGAGAAGCGCTATCACTCAG GCGGCCGGCTAGTGCCTGGCGGGATCGCTAGTCCCCCGGGATCTGGCGGCTCCACAGGGAATACCGGAAATTCGAACTCTACGGCAgcagcggcggcagcggcggctgCCAGACGCGGTAACCGCAGACTCACGCGCAATGAGAGCCGCTACCATTCCG AGGTGCGCCAGGAGGCGGTGCAGCAGGCCTTGGCGGCGATGCAGGGACGGCCGAAGCCATCCTTACCGATGCCGTCGAAGAGAACCTCCGTGATGGCCAGGAGTCCTGATCGGGAGAGACGCGACAGCGGCGAGTCCAGCAGCGACGAGGACAGCGTTGTCACCGAGGAGAGTCCTAGCGCGGGCGGCCCGACtg GTACAGGTCTCTCGGACACCAGTAGCACTGGTTCGGCCCGTGACACCCCGCCGCCACCGAGGCCGCCGGCGAGAAGGCCACCTGGTGCTGACATCACCGACATCGCCGAGTACACGCCGCACGCCTATTGCAACATCCAGCCGCCGGACGTCACCCACGTGACGAGCAGCACTCCAGTCGGGCAGCAACAGTCGGCGACGCGGCGACCCGGTGCCGATCGAGTGAATCGCTACGCGCACGTGGTTGATGATCAAAATAGCACCGGTACCACCGGCCGCTGGAAGGTTTCCGCCAAGATCCAGCAGCTGTTGAATACACTGAAACGGCCGAAACGTCGGCCGCTGCCAGAGTTTTACGAGGACGACGACATCGAGCTGGAGATCGCGGCGAATCCGAAGGATCCTAATGCCCCGAAACCCGAAGGTGGTTCCATGACGTCGGCGGTGGGCGAGGCGTTATCGGTACCGTCGGGCCTGCCGCGATCGCTTGAAGCCGCCATTCAAAG ATATGGCTCGGCGACGTACAAGGCACCAGTGGCCACCGTCCTAGACCCTAATGGCAAGCTTTGCGTAACACTCACGTACGGCAAGCTGCTCAGCCGCTCCCACAAGATTGCCTATACCCTTCTGAATAAGGCTCTAAGTCGTGGCGGGGATTGCTGTCTGAAACCCGGCGACAGGATTGCTCTGGTTTATCCGAACAACGATCCGATCAGCTTCATGTGCGCCTTTTACGGCTGCCTTCAAGCTGGCATCGTACCGGTGCCCATCGAGGTTCCTCTGACACGTCGTGACGCGGGTTCCCAACAGATTGGTTTCCTCCTGGGTAGCTGTGGCATTCAG GTGGCACTGACCAGTGAAGCGTGTCTCAAGGGTCTACCGAAGACGGCAGCCGGCGAAGTGGTGGCCTTCAAGGGCTGGCCGAAACTGCACTGGTTCGTTACTGAGCATCTGGGTAAAACGCCTAAGGACTGGTTACCGCCACCGCGGCTTACCGACGATACGCCCGCGTATATCGAATACACCACCGACAAGGACGGCTCTGTGATGGGCGTGACGATTACCAGGGCAGCGATGATGGTTCACTGTCGCGCCCTCACGCAAGCCTGCGGTTACACCGAGGGCGAAAACGCCGTCTGCGTGTTGGACTTTAAGCGGGAGGTTGGACTCTGGCACAGCACCTTGACTAGTGTGCTGAACGGCATGCACGTCATCTTCATCCCGTACGCCCTGATGAAAGTCAATCCTGCCAGCTGGATGCAGATGATCACGAAGCATCGCGCCAGTGTCGCGGTCGTGAAATCGCGGGATCTCCACTGGGGTTTATTGGCTACTAAAGATCATAAGGACATTTCTCTGGCATCGCTGAGGCTCCTGCTTGTCGCAGACGGTGCGAACCCGTGGTCCCTCTCATCCTGCGACCAGTTTCTCTCAGTGTTTCAGTCTAAAGGACTCAGACCAGACGCTGTTTGTCCTTGCGCCTCTTCCAGCGAGGCTCTCACAGTCTCTGTGAGAAGGCCGGGACGTGCGGGAGTGAACGCAACTGGTCGCGGGGTTCTCTCCATGTCTGGATTGAGCTATGGAGTTGTAAGAGTGGATCAGGAGAACTCTCTCACATCGTTGACGTTACAAGATTGCGGACAAGTTATGCCTGGAA GCATTGTAGTCGTCATTAAGATGGAGGGACAACCGTTTATTTGTAAGACGGACGAAGTTGGCGAGATTTGCGTGCACAGCTCAGCTACCGGTAGCCAATATTGGGGCTTGCAAGGACTCACCAACAACACTTTTAAGGTGTCGCCTTTACAAGCTGATGGTACTGCCTTAGGTGACGTAGAATACTCACGTTCCGGTCTGCTGGGTTTTCTTGGTCCCGGAGGACTTGTCTTTGTCTGCGGATCACGTGACGGTCTCATGACAGTGACCGGCAGAAAACACAACGCCGATGATATTATCGCCACTGTGCTGGCAGTCGAACCGATGAAATTCATCTATCGCGGTAGAATCGCCGTTTTCAGCGTGAGGGTCCTGCGAGACGAAAGGATATGCGTCGTTGCTGAACAGCGGCCTGACTGTAGCGAGGAGGAG agTTTCCAATGGATGTCTCGAGTGCTGCAAGCGGTCGACTCGATTCACGCGGTAGGAATATATTGCCTTGCCTTGGTGCCACCCAATTACTTACCCAAGACGCCGCTGGGCGGCATTCATCTGTCGGAAACGAAACGCCGCTTCCTCGAGGGCACTCTGCACCCGGCGAACGTGCTCCTCTGTCCTCACACCTGCGTCACTAACTTGCCGAAACCGCGCGAAGTCCATTCGG CGGGGGATTCTGTTACAGATGTCGGTCCGGCCAGTGTGATGGTGGGGAACATTGTCCAGGGCAACCGATTAGCCTCGGCGCAAGGACGCGACATGGGTGTTCTAGACGAAGACAGCGATAATGCCAAAAAG tatcAATTTATCTCTGAAATTCTACGGTGGCGTGCTGTTAGCACTTCGGACCATGTGATATTTACGTCGTTGAACGCGAAGGGTGCTGTGGCCACCTCGTTGTCCTGCTCGCAGCTGCACAAGAAGGCTGAAAGGATTGGGAATCTGCTGTTGGATCGAGGAAGAGTCAATACCGGCGACCACGTGGCGCTTATCTTTCCACCCGGCACCGATCTGATATGCGCGTTTTACGGTTGTTTGTACGTTGGCGCCGTGCCGGTGACCATCAGGCCGCCTCATCCGCAAAATCTGCAGACAACCTTGCCAACCGTTCGCATGATCGTAGACGTCAGCAAATCCGTCCTCGTCTTAACTAACCAGAATCTTCTCAAGTTGCTGAAGACAAAG GAGGCGAACAACGTGGTCGACGTGAAGAGCTGGCCGTTGATTCTGGATATGGACGACATGCCAAAGAAGAAACTGCCAGTAATGTATCGAGCGCCCACCGCAGAGATGCTGGCCTATTTGGACTTTAGCGTTTCGACGACGGGCATGCTCGCGGGCATTAAGATGTCTCATGCGGCGGTCACCTCGTTGTGCCGCGCCATGAAGTTGGCGTGCGAACTCTATCCCTCCAGACACATCGCTCTCTGTCTGGATCCGTATTCAGGCCTCGGCTTTGCCTTGTGGTGCCTCAGTAGTATATACAGCGGGCATCATTCTATACTGATACCACCGTCCGAG GTGGAAGTCAACCCCGCGCTCTGGTTATCGGCGGTCAGTCAGTCCAGAGTAAGAGACACGTTCTGTTCGTACGGTGTCATGGAGTTGTGCACCAAGGGTCTCGGCTCCTCGGTTCACGCGCTCAAGGCGCGAGGCGTTAGTCTGGCGTGCGTGAGGACTTGCGTTGTTGTCGCCGAAGAGAGGCCGCGGATAGCGTTAACGACGAGTTTTAGTAAACTGTTCTCTGCCCTCGGTCTGAGTCCGCGCGCGGTTTCCACCTCGTTCGGCTGCAGAGTGAATACTGCCATTTGCTTACAG GGAGCATCGAGTCCGGAGCCGTCGACAGTTTACGTGGACTTGCGCGCGTTGCGCAACGATCGGGTGTCTCTGGTGGAGCGTGGCAGTCCGCATTCGTTGTGTTTGATGGAGTCGGGCAAACTGCTGCCTGGCGTGAAAGTGATTATTGCCAATCCCGAGACTAAGGGACAGTGCGGTGACTCGCATCTAGGTGAGATCTGGGTGCAGTCCTCGCACAACGCGAGCGGCTACTTTACGATCTACGGCGATGAGAGCGATTACGCCGATCACTTTAACGCACGACTGGTCACCGGCAACACGAGTGAAGTATACGCGAGAACAGGCTATCTGGGCTTCTTGAGGAGGACCGAGAGCGTTCAGCAGTCGGTGATCAGCGATGTACCCGGCGATACCACCAATGCGGCCGAGGCTGATCTCGTGCCGAGCGATCCGGAGCTGCACGATGCTGTATTCGTCGTCGGTGCTCTCGATGAGGCCATATTACTGCGGGGTATGCGCTATCATCCAATTGACATCGAGAACAGTGTCATGCGGTGTCACAAGAAAATCGCGGAATG TGCCGTATTTACATGGACCAACCTCTTAGTGGTAGTGGTAGAATTGGATGGCAGCGAAAGCGAGGCTCTTGATCTCGTGGCTCTGGTGACGAGCGCTGTGCTCGAAGAACATCATCTGGTAGTCGGCGTGGTGGTCGTAGTGGATCCCGGTGTGGTGCCCATCAATTCGCGTGGCGAGAAGCAACGGATGCATCTACGCGACGGTTTTCTCGCGGACCAGCTTGATCCTATCTATGTGGCGTACAATATGTGA